The segment GCAATCAAGGCCTACATCGCGCGCTTCATCGAACGCCCTGCCTATAAGCGTGCCCTGGCAAAAGACGCCGAGCTGGCCGCCACCCAGGCCGCCCCGACCTGACAATGCCCGTGCATTCCGCGCCTCGATAATGCCCCCGCCCCGGCCACGCAGGGGCTAGGGTATGGGCCTTTCCAGGCACAGTCGCGAGGTTCGCCATGCATCCTTATTTCAGCCTCCAGGGCCGCACCGCACTGGTCACCGGTGGTACCCGTGGAATCGGTCGGATGATTGCCCAGGGCTTCCTCGAAGCCGGCGCGCGCGTCTTCATCTGCGCCCGTGATGCCGAGGCCTGCCACGAGACCGCTGCCGAGCTCTCGGCCCTTGGCGAATGCCATGGTCTTGCCGCGGACCTCTCCAGTGAAGAAGGCACCAGGGCGCTGGCCGAAGCGCTGGCGCAGCGCATCGAGCGACTGGACATCCTGGTGAACAACGCCGGCACCACTTGGGGAGCGCCGCTGGAAAGCTATCCGGTGAAGGGCTGGGAAAAGGTCATGCAGCTCAACGTCACGTCGGTGTTCAGCTGCATCCAGCAACTGTTGCCGCTGCTGCGCAAAGCTGGCGGCGAAGCCAGCCCGGCGCGGGTGATCAACATCGGCTCGGTCGCCGGGATCACCTCCCATGGCGAAGAAGCCTACGCCTACGGGCCGAGCAAGGCAGCGCTGCACCAGCTCTCAAGGATGCTGGCGCGGGAACTGGTGGCCGAGCACATCAACGTCAATGTGATCGCCCCCGGTCGCTTCCCCAGCAAGATGACCCGTTTCATCGCCAGTGACTCCGAAGCCATGGCCCGCGACACTGCGCTGATCCCGATGAAGCGCTGGGGCCGGGGCGAGGAAATGGCTGCACTGGCCATCAGCCTCGCCAGCACGGCGGGGGCCTACATGACCGGCGCCGTCATACCCATCGACGGTGGTTTCCACCTGTAACCGGTCTATTGCGCGGCGCCCGGCGCGGCGCTAGGGTAGCCGCGCACTTCAGCGGAAATACCCCATGCGCCTCGCCCTCCTGACTCTTCTGCTCACCCTTGCCGCCCCGAGCTTCGCTGCGCCAGCACCCTTCTTCATCTGGCAGAGCAAGCTGGATGGCGCGCTGACCTGCGCCCAGACCACGCCCGGCGAAGGCTGGCAGCGCCTGGGGGGACCCTTCCGCGATGCCGGCTGCCGCGTGCCCTACTGACATGCAGCACAGCATTTCCCCGGTCGGCTACGTCCGCTCCTGCTTCAAGGAAAAATTCGCCATTCCCCGCCAGCCGCACCTGGCGCCTGCCGCCCGTGGCGTGCTGGAACTGGTGCCACCGTTCGATACCGGCGATGCCGTCGCGGGGCTGGAACAGGTCAGCCATATCTGGCTGCTGTTCCTGTTCCACCAGGCCCTGGAAGAGAAGCCGCGGTTGAAGGTGCGCCCGCCGCGCCTGGGCGGCAACCAGTCCATCGGCGTCTTCGCCAGCCGCTCCACCCACCGCCCCAACGGCATTGGCCAGTCGGTGGTGAAACTGGAGAAGGTCGAAGCCGGTCGCCTCTGGCTGTCCGGCATCGACCTGCTGGACGGCACCCCGGTCGTGGATATCAAACCCTACGTGCCCTACGCCGACCGTCAGGAAGGCGCGCTCAACGCGATCGCCGACGCAGCGCCGGAACTGATTCCGGTGGAATGGGAACCCGGCGCCCTGCTCCAGGCCCGTGAACACGGGCAGCGTCTGGGTGAACCCCTGGCCGAGCTGGTGGAGCAGTGCCTGGCCCAGGATCCGCGTCCGGCCTACCAGAAGCCCGAACCCGAACGCCGCTACGGAGCCCGCCTGTGGGACGTGGACGTGCGCTGGCATTACCCCGCACCGGGGCGGATTCGCGTGCTGGAGATTGCGCGGGGCTGAGTTTTCTGTGGGAGCGATTTCAATCGCGAATGAGTTCCCTCCCACAGCCGCTGGTCAACGGGTCGGGTTGAGCGCCAGGGAATCGGCTTCGATGCAGTCCTGCTCGAGGATCAGCGGGTCCACCAATGGGCGGCTGGCGAGGAAGTGCGGCGTCCGCATGTGCGCCTCGAAAGCGGCTTCGTCGGTGTAGACCTCATAGAGCCAGACCAGGTCGGGATCACTGCGATCCTGCAACACATCGAACACCAGGCAACCGGGTTCGTCGCGCACTGAGGCAGCGGCGTTGACACGCATGGCGTCCATGAAAGCGTCCAGGCTACCGGGGCGCAGGCGGGTCTTGAGGAGAAGGCAGTACACGTTGAACTCCGTTTTGTCTTATATTTCTCAAAAATTGTATACAAAAACGGAGACAAAGAAATGCCCACTCGCCCGAGCCGCCTCAACGGCCTGCGCCATATCGCCATCGTCGTGCCCAATCTGGAGGAGTGCGAACGCTTCTATGTGGACGTGCTGGGCATGGAAGTCCTCAACCGCGCGAACGAGGACCTCGTCTACCTCACCTGCGGCAACGACAACCTGTCCCTCGGCCGCGCCTTCGCATCCGCTAGCGGCGTACAGGCGGTGGACCATTACGGCTTCGTGGTGGACAGCCTGGAAGAGCTGGAAGCCTGGTACCAGTACCTCAAGGCCAAGGGCGTGACCATGCTCGACCGCCCCTTCGCCCATGGTGACGGCGCCCACAGCTTCCACGTGCTGGACCCTGCCGGGAACAAGATCCAGCCGATCTACCATCCGGCCATCTCCGGACAGCGCTTCAGCTCCCCGGTCTGATACCTGGAAACGACAAAGCCCGCCAATTGGCGGGCTTTGTTGTGTAACGCTGGCGCTTACTTCTCGACGAAGGCGCGCTCGATCAGGTAGTCGCCCGGTTCACGCATACGCGGGGAGATCTTCAGGCCGAAGCTGTCGAGGACCTCGCTGGTCTCGTCGAGCATGCTCGGGCTGCCGCAGATCATGGCGCGGTCGTCCTGCGGGTTGATCGGCGGCAGGCCGATGTCTTCGAACAGCTTGCCGCTGCGCATCAGGTCGGTCAGGCGGCCCTGGTTCTCGAATGGCTCGCGGGTCACGGTGGGGTAGTAAATCAGCTTGTCCTTGACGGCTTCGCCGAAGAACTCGTTCTGCGGCAGGTGCTCGGTGATGAACTCGCGGTAGGCGACTTCGTTCACGTAGCGCACGCCGTGGACCAGGATCACCTTCTCGAAACGCTCGTAGGTTTCCGGGTCCTGGATCACGCTCATGAAGGGCGCGAGGCCAGTGCCTGTGCTCAACAGGTACAGGTGCTTGCCCGGGTTCAGGTCGTCGAGCACCAGAGTGCCGGTGGGCTTCTTGCTGATGATGATCTCGTCGCCTTCCTTCAGGTGCTGCAGCTGGGAGGTCAGAGGACCGTCCGGCACCTTGATGCTGAAGAACTCCAGGTGCTCTTCCCAGTTCGGGCTGGCAATGGAATAGGCGCGCATCAGCGGACGACCGCTGGCCTGTTGCAGGCCGATCATGACGAACTGGCCATTCTCGAAGCGCAGGCCCGGATCACGGGTGCACTTGAAGCTGAACAGCGTGTCGTTCCAGTGATGAACGCTGAGAATGCGCTCCGAGTTCATGTTGCTCATTTACGGGGCTCCGAAAATTTGAAGTCGCCAGCGCCACTCAGGAAGGGGCGCAATTGCGCGACATTGTAATGACCACCACAATATCTGTTAACTGAATTATCAAGATATAGGTTATCGGTTATATAGATATGCGATTTACTCTCCGTCAGCTCCAGGTATTCGTCGCCGTCGCCCAGCAAGAGAGCGTTTCCCGCGCGGCCCAGCAGCTTTCCCTGTCGCAGTCGGCTGCCAGCACTTCCGTGACGGAGCTGGAGCGGCAGTCGGGCTGCCAGCTGTTCGACCGCGCCGGCAAGCGCCTCAGCCTCAACGCCCTGGGCCGCCAGTTGCTGCCCCAGGCAGTGGCCCTGCTTGACCAGGCCCGCGAGATCGAGGACCTGCTCAATGGCAAGACCGGTTTCGGCTCCCTCGACGTTGGCGCAACCCTCACGGTGGGCAACTACCTGGCCACCCTGCTGATCGGCTCCTTCATGCAGCGCCACCCGGAATGCCAGGTGAGCCTGCATGTGCAGAACACGGCGAATATCGTCCAGCAGATCGCCCTCTACGAGCTTGATCTGGGTCTAATCGAAGGCGACTGCCAACACCCGGATATCGAAGTGCTGCCCTGGGTGGAGGATGAACTGGTGGTGTTCTGCGCACCGCAGCACCCGCTGGCGGCCAAGGGTCAGGCGAGCCTGGCGGAGCTGAGCCGCGAGGCCTGGATTCTCCGGGAAAAGGGCTCGGGCACTCGCCTGACCTTCGACCAGGCCATGCGCCACCACCCAACGCCGCTGAACGTCCGCCTGGAGCTGGAGCACACCGAAGCGATCAAGCGCGCGGTGGAATCAGGCCTCGGCATCAGCTGCATCTCGCGACTGGCCCTGCGCGACGCCTTCCGCCGCGGCAGCCTGGTGCCGGTGGAAACTCCGGGCATCGACCTGCGCCGGCAGTTCTATTTCATCTGGCACCGGCAGAAGTACCAGACGGCAGCCATGCGCGAATTCCTCGATCAGTGCCGGGCACTGACCGCCGGGGTGACGCGCAGTGACGAGATCGTGCTGCCGCCGATTGCCTGAGCATCAGCCCAGGAGAATGGTCGCCCAGACCGCTGTGATCAGGGTCAGCGCAGTGAATTGCGCGGCGCTGCCCATGTCCTTGGCGTTCTTCGACAGCGGATGGCGTTCGAGGGAAATGCGGTCGATGGCCGCTTCCACCGCCGAGTTAAGCAGCTCGACGATCAGCGCCAGCAGGCAGGCGCCGATCATCAGCGCACGTTCGCCGCGGCTGACATCGAGGAAGAACGATAGCGGGATCAGGACCACGTTGAGCAGCACCAACTGGCGGAAGGCTGCCTCGCCGGTGAAGGCGGCACGCAGCCCGTCAAGGGAATAGCCGGCGGCGTTGAGAATGCGTTTGAGACCGGTCTGGCCTTTGAATGGCGACATAGGGAAAGGGGCTGTTGAAAGGAGCGCGCAGCCTAACGCAACGCGCTTCAAATTTGCGTGAAAAGCCCGGCGTCAGGACGACGGAATCGATTCCATCTGTTGCAGCAGCAGTGCGGCCTGGGTACGGGTGCGCACGTTGAGCTTGCGGAAGATGGCGGTCACGTGAGCCTTCACCGTGGCTTCCGAGACATGCAGTTCGAAGGCTATCTGCTTGTTCAGCAGGCCCTCGCAGACCATGGTCAGTACACGGAATTGCTGAGGCGTCAGGCTGGCGAGGCCTTCGCTGGCAGCCTTGGCCTCATCGGACAGGGCCTGTGCTTCTTCCAGCTGTGGCGGCCACCAGGCATCGCCATCGAGCACGGCGCGAACCGCATTCTGGATGACTTCCAGCGGGCTGGACTTGGGAATGAAACCGCTGGCACCGAACTCACGGGCACGAGCGACTACCGAGGCTTCTTCCTGGGCGGAGATCATCACAACCGGGATCTGCGGATACTGACCGCGCAGCAGCACCAGGCCAGAGAAGCCGTAGGCACCTGGCATGTTCAGGTCGAGCAGGACCAGATCCCAGTCGGCGCGCTCGGCCAGGCGGGTCTCGAGCTCGGCGATGCTCGCCGCTTCCACCAGCCGCACGTCAGGTCCCAGACCCAGGGTCAGGGCCTGCTGCAGGGCGCTGCGGAACAACGGGTGGTCATCAGCGATGAGAATTTCGTATGAGGCCATGGGCATGTCCTTTTTGTAATGGGCCCAGACACGCCTCTCCGGGGGTGTGGAAAGGCATTTCGGCACGACGGGATACGCTGGCCGGGCCCGAAGCTTGATACGGGCAGGCCGTAAAGCGGCGCCCAGAATGCCGAGCCGGGGCGGGGTGGTCAAGTCGAACGCTTTACGGCAAAGTTCTCGGCTTTTCCCGCCGAGAAAAGCCATGCGAAGCCAAGCTCTGCGCGCCGATATCCTGATGCTGATCACCGCCGCAATCTGGGGCGCGGCCTTTGTCGCCCAGCGGCTGGGCATGGACGCCGTCGGCCCCTTCCTCTATACCGGCCTGCGCTTCAGCCTTGGCGCCCTCATCCTCCTGCCGCTATTGCTGGTCCTGCCGAAGCCTGCCGTGAAGCAGCCACTGAATCGCGGCATGCTGCTGGGCGGGCTGCTCATGGGCCTGGCCCTGTCGCTGGGAATCAACCTGCAACAGGTGGGCCTGCTGTTCACCAGCGTCACCAACTCCGGCTTCATCACCGGCCTTTACGTCATCATAGTGCCGCTGCTCGGCCTCTTCCTCGGCCATCGCACCGGTACGGGCACCTGGCTTGGCGCCTGCCTGGCAGTGGTGGGCATGTTCCTGCTCAGCGTGGGTGAAGGTTTCCACGTCGCGTCCGGCGACTGGCTGCAACTGGCCGGTGCCTGCGTCTGGGGTGTGCACGTGCTGCTGGTGGGTTACTTCGCCAGCCGCTATGACCCGATCCGCCTGTCCATCCTGCAGTTCGCGGTCTGTGCGGTGGTCAGCCTGGTGCTGGCAGTTGTGTTCGAGGAAATCAGGGTCGACGCCATCATCCAGGCCGGTCCGGCCATCCTCTACGGCGGCGTCATCGCCGTCGCCATCGGCTACACCCTGCAAGTGGTGGCGCAGCGTCACGCCATCGCCTCCCATGCCGCCATCATCCTCTCGCTGGAAGCGGTATTCGCCGCCATCGCCGGCGCCCTGCTGCTGGATGAGTCCCTGCACGCGCGCGGCTACATGGGCTGCGCCCTGATGTTCGCAGGCATGCTGGTGGCCCAGCTCTGGCCGCAGAAGCACGAGCCGCAGGCGGCACCAGCCAAGGCCGAAGCCTGATCAGAGATAGCTGCTGAGTGCCTGGTGCGCCGGGCTCGCCTCGTCCAGAGGCAGGGCCCGCTTGGCACCCAGGTAGCGTTCGGTGAATACATCCAGGTAGGCGTTCAGCGCGCCGCCGGCCTCTTCGTCACCCGCCAGCTCCAGGCACAGCGCCCCGACTTCAGCCGTGCACAGGTGCTCTTCGTTCTTCCTGCGACGCAGCTGATAGCGGGAAATCTGCTCCGGCGTCAGGCTGAGGACCGGAAAACGGTCCAGATAGGGACTCTTGCGGAACATCTTGCGTGCTTCGGTCCAGGTGGCATCGAGCAGGATGAACAGTGGCCGCTTGCCTTCCGCCACCTCGACGCTATCCACCACGCGCTCCGGCGCCGAATACTCACCGGGGAACACCAGGTAAGGCTGCCACTGCGGGTCTTCCAGCAAAGCGAGCAGCGCCTCGTCCACCTCGGTACGCGACCAGCCAAACGCCCAGGTGTCGGGCACCAGATCAGCGATCAGCCAGCCTGTGTTGCTCGGCTTCATCGGCTCGGAGTAGTACATCATCAGGCACACGCCGGAACGCACCGGTACCTTGGGGCGCCAGGCGCAGAAGCAGTAGTCGAAGGCGACCCGGCACTCCGGGCAGCGTGGCGCACGCGATCCACGGGCGACGAAGGGACGGGTGCTGCGTGCGAGGCATTCGGCGCGCAGGCGGAAGACGGCGTGACTCATCGAAACGGGTTCCAATACAGCGGCTGCCCGCCCTGCGCAGGTTGAAAGGCGGCGGGCGGAATCGGGATGGCAGGAAGGATCGCGAGATTCTACCAGAGACGCCATGGGCTGATTTTTCACGCGACAAGCGCTGCCTGCGAACGCACAATTGCCGCGCTGGTCAAACAGCTACTTTTCGTTAGGAGATACACATGCTGCGCCTCACCGCCATCGCCGTCTGCGCGACCCTGCCCTTCTTCGCCCAGGCCGCATCGCTCAAGGACTACGAGCTCAGCAAGATGCTCGAGAAAGTCGCCAAGGAGAG is part of the Pseudomonas lalkuanensis genome and harbors:
- a CDS encoding SDR family oxidoreductase, translating into MHPYFSLQGRTALVTGGTRGIGRMIAQGFLEAGARVFICARDAEACHETAAELSALGECHGLAADLSSEEGTRALAEALAQRIERLDILVNNAGTTWGAPLESYPVKGWEKVMQLNVTSVFSCIQQLLPLLRKAGGEASPARVINIGSVAGITSHGEEAYAYGPSKAALHQLSRMLARELVAEHINVNVIAPGRFPSKMTRFIASDSEAMARDTALIPMKRWGRGEEMAALAISLASTAGAYMTGAVIPIDGGFHL
- the tsaA gene encoding tRNA (N6-threonylcarbamoyladenosine(37)-N6)-methyltransferase TrmO, translating into MQHSISPVGYVRSCFKEKFAIPRQPHLAPAARGVLELVPPFDTGDAVAGLEQVSHIWLLFLFHQALEEKPRLKVRPPRLGGNQSIGVFASRSTHRPNGIGQSVVKLEKVEAGRLWLSGIDLLDGTPVVDIKPYVPYADRQEGALNAIADAAPELIPVEWEPGALLQAREHGQRLGEPLAELVEQCLAQDPRPAYQKPEPERRYGARLWDVDVRWHYPAPGRIRVLEIARG
- a CDS encoding putative quinol monooxygenase, translating into MYCLLLKTRLRPGSLDAFMDAMRVNAAASVRDEPGCLVFDVLQDRSDPDLVWLYEVYTDEAAFEAHMRTPHFLASRPLVDPLILEQDCIEADSLALNPTR
- a CDS encoding VOC family protein, whose product is MPTRPSRLNGLRHIAIVVPNLEECERFYVDVLGMEVLNRANEDLVYLTCGNDNLSLGRAFASASGVQAVDHYGFVVDSLEELEAWYQYLKAKGVTMLDRPFAHGDGAHSFHVLDPAGNKIQPIYHPAISGQRFSSPV
- the fpr gene encoding ferredoxin-NADP reductase, with protein sequence MSNMNSERILSVHHWNDTLFSFKCTRDPGLRFENGQFVMIGLQQASGRPLMRAYSIASPNWEEHLEFFSIKVPDGPLTSQLQHLKEGDEIIISKKPTGTLVLDDLNPGKHLYLLSTGTGLAPFMSVIQDPETYERFEKVILVHGVRYVNEVAYREFITEHLPQNEFFGEAVKDKLIYYPTVTREPFENQGRLTDLMRSGKLFEDIGLPPINPQDDRAMICGSPSMLDETSEVLDSFGLKISPRMREPGDYLIERAFVEK
- a CDS encoding LysR family transcriptional regulator is translated as MRFTLRQLQVFVAVAQQESVSRAAQQLSLSQSAASTSVTELERQSGCQLFDRAGKRLSLNALGRQLLPQAVALLDQAREIEDLLNGKTGFGSLDVGATLTVGNYLATLLIGSFMQRHPECQVSLHVQNTANIVQQIALYELDLGLIEGDCQHPDIEVLPWVEDELVVFCAPQHPLAAKGQASLAELSREAWILREKGSGTRLTFDQAMRHHPTPLNVRLELEHTEAIKRAVESGLGISCISRLALRDAFRRGSLVPVETPGIDLRRQFYFIWHRQKYQTAAMREFLDQCRALTAGVTRSDEIVLPPIA
- a CDS encoding diacylglycerol kinase, with the translated sequence MSPFKGQTGLKRILNAAGYSLDGLRAAFTGEAAFRQLVLLNVVLIPLSFFLDVSRGERALMIGACLLALIVELLNSAVEAAIDRISLERHPLSKNAKDMGSAAQFTALTLITAVWATILLG
- the erdR gene encoding response regulator transcription factor ErdR; this encodes MASYEILIADDHPLFRSALQQALTLGLGPDVRLVEAASIAELETRLAERADWDLVLLDLNMPGAYGFSGLVLLRGQYPQIPVVMISAQEEASVVARAREFGASGFIPKSSPLEVIQNAVRAVLDGDAWWPPQLEEAQALSDEAKAASEGLASLTPQQFRVLTMVCEGLLNKQIAFELHVSEATVKAHVTAIFRKLNVRTRTQAALLLQQMESIPSS
- a CDS encoding DMT family transporter, with the protein product MPSRGGVVKSNALRQSSRLFPPRKAMRSQALRADILMLITAAIWGAAFVAQRLGMDAVGPFLYTGLRFSLGALILLPLLLVLPKPAVKQPLNRGMLLGGLLMGLALSLGINLQQVGLLFTSVTNSGFITGLYVIIVPLLGLFLGHRTGTGTWLGACLAVVGMFLLSVGEGFHVASGDWLQLAGACVWGVHVLLVGYFASRYDPIRLSILQFAVCAVVSLVLAVVFEEIRVDAIIQAGPAILYGGVIAVAIGYTLQVVAQRHAIASHAAIILSLEAVFAAIAGALLLDESLHARGYMGCALMFAGMLVAQLWPQKHEPQAAPAKAEA
- a CDS encoding tRNA-uridine aminocarboxypropyltransferase, with translation MSHAVFRLRAECLARSTRPFVARGSRAPRCPECRVAFDYCFCAWRPKVPVRSGVCLMMYYSEPMKPSNTGWLIADLVPDTWAFGWSRTEVDEALLALLEDPQWQPYLVFPGEYSAPERVVDSVEVAEGKRPLFILLDATWTEARKMFRKSPYLDRFPVLSLTPEQISRYQLRRRKNEEHLCTAEVGALCLELAGDEEAGGALNAYLDVFTERYLGAKRALPLDEASPAHQALSSYL